The genomic DNA CAATCAGGAAGCCGCCTATTCCGTGGCGCGCGCTCTCGAGCTCGGCATACGCTGCGTCTTCCAGGAGCTGTCGCTCTGCCCCAACCTCAGCGTCGCCGAGAACACGCGCATCAACCATCCCTCGCTCGCCGGTTTCGGCTGGCGGCGCAAGGCCGCCGACCTCATTCAGGCCAAGCTCGATGAGATCTTTCCCGACCACGGCATCGCGGCGGACGATATAGCCGGCGACCTCTCGATCGGGCGGCGGCAGATGGTCGAGGTGGCGCGCGCCTTTACATTGACCCGCGAGCCGCTGCACCTGGTCATCCTCGACGAGCCGACCTCGTCGCTCGACGCGCATACGGCAGGCCAGTTGCTCGCTTTCGTGCGCCGCTTCGTCGGGGCGGGCGGCAGCTGCATCCTGATCTCGCATGTGCTGGGCGAGGTGCTGCAGAATGCCGACCGCATCGTGGTGATGCGAGACGGCAAGGTGGTCGCGGCCGATGCCGCCAGCGCTTTCGACCGTGACAAGCTGGTCGCCGCCATGGGTGGCGCCGAGGGCCATCAGCGGACCGCTAAAGAGACGCGGAAGGCCGAGGCCGGTGCGCTCAGAGTGCGGGCGCGTCCGGCACGGCAGCAGGATGGCAAGGAACTTGTCGCCCGCGCGGGCGAGATCATCGGCCTTGCCGGTCTTGCCGGCCATGGTCAGACGGACCTTTTGCTCGCAATTTTCTCGGCGGCCTCGCGCGCCAAGGCCGGCATCGAGGTGACGGCGCCGGTCGCGCTGGTCGCCGGCGACCGTCAGTCGGACGGTATCTTTGCGCAATGGTCGATCGCGCAGAACATCGGCATCCGCTCACTGGCTCGGCTGCGCAACGGGCTGCTGATCTCGCCGCAGCGCGAGGCGGAATTGGCCGAGTTCTGGAAGAAGAAGATCGGCATCCGCACGCCGGACATGAGCAACAACATCTATTCCCTGTCGGGCGGCAACCAGCAGAAGGCGCTGTTTGCCCGCGCGCTCGGCTCCGATGCCGAGATCGTGCTGATGGACGACCCGATGCGCGGTGTCGATGTCGGCACCAAGCTCGAAGTCTACGACCTTGTGCGCGAGGAGGCCGCCAAGGGCCGCACCTTCCTCTGGTACACCACCGAAACCGAAGAGCTCGACAATTGCGACCATGTCTATGTCTTCAAGAACGGCAGGATCGTCGCCAATCTGCGGCGCGACGAGCTGACGGAGGAAAAGATCATCCAGTCCTCCTTCGGCGATGCGGCTTGAGATGACGGCGCTCGCTCCCGGCACGGTCCCGAAATCCTCACCACGCGGCAACGCGGCCCGGGCACGCATGCTGCGCGGCCTTTTGCCGGCGCTGTCGCTGGCGCTGGTGCTGATGGCGATCGCCTGGCTGAACCCGCGCGCCATCAGCTATTTCGGCTTCAACCTGATGCTGAACCTGGCGATCCCGATCGCGCTGGCGACGATCGCGCAGATGTTCGTCATCGCCGGCAACGAGCT from Mesorhizobium sp. M1E.F.Ca.ET.045.02.1.1 includes the following:
- a CDS encoding sugar ABC transporter ATP-binding protein is translated as MLQAIADIVRLDGAEKHFGAVRALNGVDFHVGAGECVGLVGHNGAGKSTLMHMVAGTLRPDGGQIAVRGNQEAAYSVARALELGIRCVFQELSLCPNLSVAENTRINHPSLAGFGWRRKAADLIQAKLDEIFPDHGIAADDIAGDLSIGRRQMVEVARAFTLTREPLHLVILDEPTSSLDAHTAGQLLAFVRRFVGAGGSCILISHVLGEVLQNADRIVVMRDGKVVAADAASAFDRDKLVAAMGGAEGHQRTAKETRKAEAGALRVRARPARQQDGKELVARAGEIIGLAGLAGHGQTDLLLAIFSAASRAKAGIEVTAPVALVAGDRQSDGIFAQWSIAQNIGIRSLARLRNGLLISPQREAELAEFWKKKIGIRTPDMSNNIYSLSGGNQQKALFARALGSDAEIVLMDDPMRGVDVGTKLEVYDLVREEAAKGRTFLWYTTETEELDNCDHVYVFKNGRIVANLRRDELTEEKIIQSSFGDAA